A window from Photobacterium sp. DA100 encodes these proteins:
- a CDS encoding class I SAM-dependent methyltransferase — protein sequence MNKDVVAGQAVYSKKVLSIYDLWVLGFSNHYLWKCPTRLISKQFADLVTANHLDVGVGTGYYLKQNLPAGGQRIALVDLNENSLESTAKAIEHLKPEIYCRNVLEPFGLGCEAFDSVSINYLLHCLPGSMSEKSIVFSHIREVMSSGGVVFGSTILGQGTEKNAFAQKLMSLYNKKGIFCNDHDELGALEEALHQYFSNVKVEVIGCVALFSATKA from the coding sequence ATGAATAAAGATGTTGTCGCAGGCCAAGCCGTCTACTCGAAGAAAGTCCTCTCAATTTATGATCTATGGGTATTAGGTTTTTCCAATCACTACCTATGGAAATGCCCGACACGTCTAATCAGCAAGCAGTTTGCCGATTTAGTTACAGCTAACCACCTTGATGTCGGGGTGGGGACGGGGTATTACCTCAAGCAAAACTTGCCGGCCGGGGGCCAACGAATCGCTTTGGTAGACCTTAATGAAAACAGCTTGGAGTCAACGGCCAAAGCTATCGAGCATCTAAAGCCGGAGATCTACTGCCGCAATGTGCTCGAGCCGTTTGGACTGGGTTGCGAGGCGTTCGATTCGGTAAGCATTAACTACCTGCTGCACTGCCTGCCGGGAAGCATGTCTGAAAAAAGCATCGTGTTCTCGCACATTAGAGAGGTGATGAGCTCCGGAGGCGTGGTGTTTGGCAGTACGATTCTGGGCCAGGGGACGGAGAAAAATGCCTTCGCCCAGAAACTGATGTCGCTCTACAACAAGAAAGGCATTTTCTGTAATGATCACGACGAACTCGGCGCTTTAGAAGAGGCCCTGCATCAGTACTTTTCGAATGTGAAGGTGGAAGTGATTGGCTGTGTCGCCCTGTTCTCGGCAACCAAAGCATAA
- a CDS encoding LysE family transporter — protein MEVLLVLAHVALIWILAVATPGANVLLTINTALQYNRTLAMFSAFGVSTAILLWAFLGGSGLVILLTTFPQLFSVMKVVGGSYLLYLGLRQIYQTRKTKRLGQLPRGQQIISPSNKKVFITAFITSILNPKTGFFVVSLFSVAMPQSMPGSVSGAMTTTMILAIMLTMSSITLCWHSLLATAFSHQSAKSVYARISGVMDYITGGLFTIFGIKVMASS, from the coding sequence ATGGAAGTGTTATTGGTGCTTGCTCATGTGGCATTGATTTGGATACTCGCTGTGGCGACGCCAGGAGCCAATGTACTCCTAACGATTAATACCGCACTGCAATACAACCGCACTCTCGCCATGTTCTCTGCCTTTGGGGTCAGTACCGCTATATTGCTGTGGGCGTTTTTAGGTGGCTCTGGACTGGTTATCTTGCTGACGACGTTTCCTCAGCTGTTTAGCGTGATGAAAGTGGTGGGCGGTAGCTACTTATTGTATCTGGGGCTTCGCCAGATTTACCAAACCCGCAAAACAAAAAGGCTTGGCCAGTTACCTCGAGGCCAACAGATTATATCGCCATCGAACAAAAAGGTTTTTATCACGGCGTTTATCACCAGCATCCTCAATCCGAAAACCGGCTTTTTCGTGGTCAGTTTATTCAGTGTGGCTATGCCACAGAGCATGCCTGGCAGTGTGTCCGGAGCAATGACAACGACGATGATCTTAGCCATCATGCTCACCATGTCTTCAATCACCCTGTGTTGGCACTCACTGCTCGCGACGGCCTTCTCACATCAATCTGCGAAAAGTGTCTATGCCCGTATTTCGGGTGTGATGGATTATATAACCGGTGGGTTGTTTACCATTTTCGGTATCAAAGTCATGGCCTCATCGTGA